The Streptomyces sp. V4I8 genome includes the window GGCTCGTGCTGAAGGCGGGGGTCTGGTACCTGTGCGCCCGGGTCGCGGGGCAGGGTTCGTACCGGGTGTACCGCATCGACCGCTTCACGGCCGTGGAGGCCGGTGACGAGCGGTCCGAGCGGTTCGAGCGGGACGAGGAGTTCGATCTGCCGGGCTTCTGGGACGAGCGGGCCGAGCAGTTCGCGCGGTCCCTGCTGCGGGCCGAGGTCGTGGTCCGGGTGTCACCGGACGGGGTGCGACGGTTGCCGTACGCCGTCGATCCGCAGTCCGTGCGGGAGGTGCTGCGGGCGGCGGGCGCCCCGGACGGGGACGGCTGGGTGACGCTGACGCTCCCCGTGGAGTCCGAGGAGGTCGCCCACACCCAGCTCGCGGCGCTCGGCCCGGACGTCGAGGTGCTGGCGCCGAAGGAGCTGCGGGAGCGTTTCGCGGGGGACGCGATACGGCTGGCCGCGCTGTACGGGGCGTGAGCGCGCCCTGCCGGACACGGGCCGTACGCCCATAACAATCCGCTCCACTCCACGTGCGTCCCACGCGCACAGGGCCGATGCTTGACCCGTGATGGACGAGACGGAGTTCTGGGAGCTGGTGGACGGGGCCCGTGAGGCTGCCGGGGGTGACCCCGAGGACCAGGCCGACCTGCTCGTGGACCGGCTGCTCCAGCAGGACCCCGACGCGGTGCTCGACTTCGCCCGTCACTTCGAGGCCCGCTACAACCGCGCGTACACCTGGGATCTGTGGGGCGCCGCCTGGGTTCTGCTGGACGGGGCCAGCGACGACGCGTTCGACTTCTTCCGGTGCTGGCTGATCGGCCAGGGCCGTGAGGTGTACGAGGGCGGGGTGCACGACCCCGACTCGCTCGCCGGCCTGCTGGACGACTTCGACGAGGAGTTCGACGGCGACGCCGAGGAACTCGGCTACGCCGCGGACGAGGCCTATGAACAGCTCACCGGCACCGTCGCCCCCGATCTCGGCATCCCTCCCGCGCCCTCGGAACCGGAGGGCACGCCGGTCGACTTCGAGAACGAGCGGGCGCTGGCGGAGCGGTACCCCAGGCTGTGGGAACGGTTCAAGGGCTGAACCTCGGGTCTCAGACCGCGACCCGCCGGCGGCTCAGGTCCGACGGGATGTACGCCTGCGTCTGCTCGGCCTTGACGGCGTGGTGCATCGG containing:
- a CDS encoding DUF4240 domain-containing protein; translation: MDETEFWELVDGAREAAGGDPEDQADLLVDRLLQQDPDAVLDFARHFEARYNRAYTWDLWGAAWVLLDGASDDAFDFFRCWLIGQGREVYEGGVHDPDSLAGLLDDFDEEFDGDAEELGYAADEAYEQLTGTVAPDLGIPPAPSEPEGTPVDFENERALAERYPRLWERFKG